Part of the Quercus lobata isolate SW786 unplaced genomic scaffold, ValleyOak3.0 Primary Assembly Scq3eQI_115, whole genome shotgun sequence genome, TGTCTTTAAAAATGAAGTATGAACAGAACTATCATAAAGATTGAAAGTAATTTTTACaatctctttcttattttgGTACAGCgtcattctttatatataatataatatactatTTCTTGGTAggataaaactaataaaaatccTGTTTCACTCAAGTGTTCCCTTTTTATCCTCTAGCAACCATAGTTTGCTACAGatctttttatataaaataatcaaagtttgaaagggaaaaaaataaaaaaaattaaagtatggAACAttggattgaaaatttttgttggatAAATCCACACTGCTTAAAATAGGTTGCAGGCATACCTTGGCATAAAGATCGAATATTGTCCCGCAATTTTCATTCCGCATGCAAAAAAGTGAAGAACACACTTTGTCTTTCAAATTTCTTTGTTCAAGCGGCTCCTCTCTACAATGACTCAGAAATACACAGCAGGCTATACTGACAACGTTCAAAGCATGAACAAGTATTCAGAGTTTACATGGAAAAGGGAGAAGCTAACTGATTCGGCAAATCTAGAGTTACCAAAAGTCATTTTAGGACTTACAGCAGAAAATTGGAGAATGGTCCATGTGTCTGGCCACTTTCgattttgatatgaaaaattgtaCTCGACCAGAATAAAGATATAGTGGAAGACGAGAAGGCAAACAATAGAAAAGATGAATATTGtcaaaaataaagacaaattcATTCTTATTAATATTGCCACTGACTGAGAACTTGGAAGATGATACACAAGTGCAACGAAGAGCCAGGATACATACCTGCAGAAGCAAATTCCCAAAATTTACTAAATACCCATTGTTTATCTTTATGTCCCTATACAGTCTACACATACACATGAGAACATGATATTTTCCGTTTCACCTGAAAGGGATgaagtccatttttttttcatggtcaaatttttttaatttttttctaatggAAAATGCTAtagttattacaaattttataatataaaatttataaactaataTGTCAATTAATTGGATTAATGGATTTTAAttatctaataaataaatatatgagttGTTTTCATGTAATTGGTAacatatcagttttttttttttttttcctgaatagtAACATTTCAGTTTGTAactttatgtagtaaaatttgtatatatcaCTATTTTAGAAATGACAATATACAAAATGTCAtgttatcaaaaattttaaatgatatgacactaaatatatctttaaatttataatatttaataaccATAAAAtgaatcaggttttttttttttttttttagaaaatagatCCATTTCAAATAGAGAGGAAATGCCGTGCAGAAGGGCAATGTAAATGCAAAGGCAGCTGGCTCTTGCTAGTGTATGTACGTGTATGTTTTATACATGTCTTTCAAAATGAAGTGTGAACAGAACTATCATCAGATTTAAAATAACTTTTACCACTTTGAGAGATTGGAATAGCTCGGTTCCCCTATCAATGGCtgtaaaaagaaatagaagaatccAAGCAAACCGACATGCACAGACCACCAAACAATGCTGTTGTCATCCTTAAGAGTATGCATAATGTCgaagaagagaaagaacacGCAACTCAGTGGGGCAACCACTACAGCATGTCGTGAGAGCTCAGGTTGGTAAGGGAATGTGTCATTTAGCATTCCAAACTTCCTCAGGATTTCCCTAACCCTCTCCATCTTCTCGGTTATGGAGGCATTTAG contains:
- the LOC115973756 gene encoding uncharacterized protein LOC115973756 isoform X1 — translated: MESFKEIGRDITSFLNASITEKMERVREILRKFGMLNDTFPYQPELSRHAVVVAPLSCVFFLFFDIMHTLKDDNSIVWWSVHVGLLGFFYFFLQPLIGEPSYSNLSKWYVSWLFVALVYHLPSSQSVAILIRMNLSLFLTIFIFSIVCLLVFHYIFILVEYNFSYQNRKWPDTWTILQFSAVVSIACCVFLSHCREEPLEQRNLKDKVCSSLFCMRNENCGTIFDLYAKVCLQPILSSVDLSNKNFQSNVPYFNFFYFFPFQTLIILYKKICSKLWLLEDKKGTLE
- the LOC115973756 gene encoding uncharacterized protein LOC115973756 isoform X2 yields the protein MESFKEIGRDITSFLNASITEKMERVREILRKFGMLNDTFPYQPELSRHAVVVAPLSCVFFLFFDIMHTLKDDNSIVWWSVHVGLLGFFYFFLQPLIGEPSYSNLSKWYVSWLFVALVYHLPSSQSVAILIRMNLSLFLTIFIFSIVCLLVFHYIFILVEYNFSYQNRKWPDTWTILQFSAVSPKMTFGNSRFAESVSFSLFHVNSEYLFML